The following proteins come from a genomic window of Populus nigra chromosome 6, ddPopNigr1.1, whole genome shotgun sequence:
- the LOC133696208 gene encoding uncharacterized protein LOC133696208, giving the protein METLQKPHVVVVDDVVDVLDESSHHHHHQQSDDEGQRRSSSQSGSCSEIVKERGSSVSEVDLEYGAPEIKLHLAKVERDCRICHLSLDAGNLEGGLPIELGCSCKNDLAAAHKQCAEAWFKIKGNKTCEICGSIARNVAGANETGSAEQWNQASDVAVTAAPPVQPTDTRNFWQGHRFLNFLLACMVFAFVISWLFHFNVPS; this is encoded by the exons ATGGAAACTTTACAAAAACCccatgttgttgttgttgatgatgttgTTGATGTTCTAGATGAAAGtagtcaccaccaccaccaccagcagtCAGACGATGAAGGGCAAAGAAGGTCTTCAAGCCAGTCTGGTTCTTGCAGTGAGATTGTGAAGGAGAGGGGATCTTCTGTGTCAGAGGTGGATCTGGAGTATGGGGCACCAGAGATAAAGTTACATTTGGCTAAAGTTGAGAGGGACTGCAGGATTTGTCATTTGAGCTTGGATGCAGGGAATCTGGAGGGTGGATTGCCTATTGAACTGGGTTGTTCTTGCAAGAATGATTTGGCTGCTGCTCATAAGCAATGTGCAGAGGCTTGGTTCAAAATTAAGGGAAACAA AACCTGTGAGATTTGTGGATCAATTGCACGAAATGTTGCTGGTGCAAATGAAACTGGGTCGGCAGAGCAGTGGAACCAGGCCAGTGATGTTGCCGTGACAGCAGCACCACCCGTGCAACCCACTGATACACGGAACTTCTGGCAGGGCCACCGGTTCTTGAATTTCCTCCTAGCATGTATGGTCTTTGCCTTTGTTATCTCCTGGCTGTTTCACTTCAATGTACCCTCTTAA
- the LOC133696570 gene encoding uncharacterized protein LOC133696570, with protein sequence MRKLCPNFDREDGLDTVLEVPIPEEMFASNKHGNRSWQNMKAWMRPHNERSVTTLFGGKNTEIQLLLGVVGAPLIPLPILCDHQFINRNIKDHPIESSMAKYIVQQYIAAVGGERALNSVDSMYAIGKVKMVASEFCAGEGSLNNNKTLKVKNQKHGGGEMGGFVLWKKRPDLWCLELVVSGCKISAGSDGKVAWRQTPWHHSHASRGPPRPLRRFLQGLDPKSTANLFSNSVCTGEKTINNEDCFVLKLEAEPSSLRARSTNNVEIIRHTVWGYFSQRTGLLAQLEDSHLLRIKTSGDDSIFWETTMESSIQDYRTIDGINIAYKGRTSVSLFRFGETSESHSRTRMEEIWAIEEVDFNIKGLSMDCFLPPSDLKKEEEGCDNVAISNSARILPFKIRSASSRISVSKVVAIDDVDDSDEIYDEDEDRE encoded by the exons ATGAGGAAGCTTTGTCCAAATTTTGATCGTGAAGACGGGCTCGACACTGTTCTCGAGGTTCCAATCCCTGAAGAAATGTTTGCTTCTAACAAGCATGGTAATAGGTCATGGCAAAACATGAAAGCCTGGATGAGACCACACAACGAAAGGTCCGTGACCACTCTTTTTGGAGGCAAAAACACTGAGATTCAACTCTTGCTTGGTGTTGTTGGTGCTCCATTGATCCCACTTCCCATCCTCTGTGATCACCAGTTCATCAACCGTAACATCAAAGACCACCCTATT GAGTCATCAATGGCAAAATACATAGTGCAACAATACATAGCAGCAGTGGGAGGAGAGAGAGCTCTGAATTCAGTGGACAGTATGTATGCAATTGGGAAAGTGAAAATGGTAGCATCAGAATTTTGTGCAGGCGAAGGGAGTTTGAACAACAATAAGACGCTGAAAGTGAAGAATCAGAAACATGGAGGTGGAGAAATGGGAGGGTTTGTTCTATGGAAAAAAAGACCTGATTTATGGTGCTTGGAATTAGTGGTTTCTGGGTGCAAAATTAGTGCTGGCAGCGATGGTAAGGTGGCTTGGAGACAAACCCCATGGCACCACTCTCATGCATCTAGAGGCCCACCTAGGCCTCTTAGACGTTTTCTCCAG GGTCTTGATCCAAAGTCTACGGCCAACTTATTCTCCAATTCTGTTTGCACTGGCGAGAAAACAATCAACAATGAGGACTGTTTCGTGCTAAAACTTGAAGCTGAGCCCTCGTCGCTAAGAGCAAGGAGCACTAACAATGTAGAAATAATTAGGCACACAGTATGGGGCTATTTCAGCCAAAGAACAGGTTTGTTGGCTCAATTAGAAGACTCTCACCTTCTAAGAATTAAAACCTCAGGCGATGACAGCATTTTTTGGGAGACCACAATGGAGTCATCAATTCAAGACTACCGAACCATAGATGGGATTAACATAGCATACAAGGGTAGAACTTCGGTCTCGTTGTTCAGGTTCGGTGAGACCTCAGAAAGCCATTCAAGGACACGAATGGAGGAGATTTGGGCTATTGAAGAGGTTGATTTTAACATAAAAGGATTGTCCATGGATTGCTTTTTGCCACCTAGTGATTtgaagaaagaggaagaagggTGTGATAATGTTGCGATTAGCAACAGTGCAAGAATATTACCTTTCAAGATTCGATCAGCTTCTTCTAGGATTAGTGTATCTAAGGTTGTTGCTATCGATGATGTTGATGACTCGGATGAAATTTACGATGAAGACGAGGATCGCGAATAG